From Paenibacillus physcomitrellae, the proteins below share one genomic window:
- a CDS encoding sulfite reductase subunit alpha yields MSIRQVRSVCPYCGVGCGMIMEVKDNQIVQIKGDPDHPANRGRLCTKGSTAAIPLQDPGRLSSAFLRRSRMSAPEPIGMDEAIAETAERLNQILREHGPDAVSFYVSGQMSLEAQYLINKLAKGFIRTSNIEANSRLCMASAASGYKLSLGADGPPGSYDDLDQADLFFVSGANMADCHPILFLRMMDRVKSGAKLIVVDPRRTATADKADLFLPIKPGSDLALLNGLLYLLLQNGAIDESFISDHTVGFEAMPGFLEDYHPQKVSEWTGIPEEDIRKAADWIGRSSNWMSLWTMGLNQSTHGTWHTNAICNLHLATGAICRPGSGPFSLTGQPNAMGGREMGYMGPGLPGQRSLLDEADREHAEQLWSLPRGSIRTEVQAGTVSMFERMTAGEIKACWIICTNPAATVPHRRKVLEGLQAAELVISQDAFFETETNRYADLMLPAALWAEGEGVMVNSERNVTLMQQAVEPPGDALPDWQIIARVACAMGFGEAFSYASAGDVYAEIQEAWNPATGYDLRGAGYSRLREGSMQWPCSPDDPQKRNPIRYLSLSPPAEKQPSLQFPTEHGRAVFWARPYLPPVEKTDKDYPFVLNTGRVQHQWHTLTKTGKVAKLNKLNPGPFVEIHQEDARQLHIQERDLVEIASRRGSAVLPAVITDRVQRGSCFAPIHWNDLFGSRLAINEVTIDAVDPISLQPELKYCAVSLVKAEVQPSPPDVPEPLHSPVLSSEGGYQEKMLVMADLLGFRPSQKIEWTENEQAYISGFLQGLGGQASSKPVPSLPPSADMNPVKRAWVNGLLAGLFTEEPAQAGTLTLDRPGSDPSSVTGQSGLRAAAAVTPPSAAGRSITLVWASQTGNAEEAANYCAGKLREKGMDVQLIGMDEITAAELKQKSLVLFAASTFGAGDPPDQGAAFFQALKADVAPRLDHLSYAVLALGDSSYDSFSEFGRNLDERLHELGAKRLLECACCDGGYQDTADQWLSRITPGLINAQGALQLEATPELGSSQPAASGRLQSPAGASVQSAAQSAAAAEAAEPAGYSRQKPFRARLLVNRLLNQPGSRKETRQYAFDLSGSGLTYEAGDALGIWPSNCPQLVQELLELLGLAGTDEIIVNRQPLTLRDALLHHYDIERVTPGMLDYIRTHSRGQQQFRPNDSLHDSLNDYDALNGSLHADSPNHWLRERQLIDLLQAFPAAVSPSEWALHLRPLQPRLYSISSSSRKYPDEVHITVSTVRYELAGRARKGVCSTFLADRLQSGGEVPLFIHKNAHFRPPASPSSDIIMIGPGTGIAPFRGFLQEREAIRATGRSWLFFGEQHAALDFYYQDELEAYRNNHLLHRLDTAFSRDQPEKVYVQHKMAEHGAELWSWLDGGAYVYVCGDAAEMAHSVDQTLLEIIRKHGGLTAEQANQYLQDLKRSKRYCKDVY; encoded by the coding sequence ATGAGTATTCGCCAAGTACGAAGTGTGTGTCCTTACTGCGGCGTCGGCTGCGGAATGATTATGGAAGTTAAGGACAATCAGATTGTCCAGATAAAAGGTGATCCCGATCATCCGGCCAACCGGGGGCGGCTTTGCACCAAAGGCAGTACGGCAGCTATTCCTCTGCAGGACCCGGGGCGCCTCTCCTCCGCTTTCCTGCGCCGCTCCCGAATGTCGGCTCCCGAACCGATTGGCATGGATGAAGCTATAGCGGAAACGGCGGAACGTCTTAATCAAATCCTTCGGGAGCACGGCCCGGACGCTGTATCCTTCTATGTCTCCGGACAAATGTCGCTCGAAGCTCAATATTTAATTAATAAACTGGCTAAAGGATTCATCCGGACCTCCAATATCGAAGCCAACTCCAGGCTGTGCATGGCCAGCGCCGCAAGCGGCTACAAGCTGTCGCTGGGAGCGGATGGGCCGCCGGGCTCCTACGACGACCTGGACCAGGCCGACTTGTTCTTCGTCAGCGGCGCCAATATGGCGGACTGCCACCCGATCCTGTTCCTTCGCATGATGGATCGCGTGAAATCAGGCGCCAAGCTGATCGTCGTCGATCCGAGACGCACGGCCACCGCCGACAAAGCAGACCTGTTTCTTCCTATCAAACCGGGCTCGGATTTGGCCCTTCTCAATGGCCTTCTCTACCTGCTCCTTCAGAACGGGGCTATCGATGAATCTTTCATCTCAGATCATACAGTTGGGTTTGAAGCAATGCCCGGGTTCCTCGAGGATTATCATCCGCAGAAGGTGTCCGAATGGACAGGAATTCCCGAAGAAGATATCCGGAAGGCGGCTGACTGGATCGGCCGTTCTTCCAACTGGATGTCTTTGTGGACGATGGGACTGAATCAAAGCACCCACGGAACCTGGCATACGAATGCGATCTGCAACCTGCACCTGGCAACAGGGGCGATCTGTCGTCCCGGAAGCGGCCCTTTCTCGCTAACCGGACAGCCTAACGCGATGGGCGGCAGGGAAATGGGTTATATGGGACCGGGCCTGCCCGGCCAGCGCTCTCTGCTGGACGAGGCCGACCGGGAGCATGCCGAGCAGTTGTGGAGCCTTCCCCGCGGATCAATCCGCACGGAGGTTCAGGCAGGAACCGTCTCCATGTTCGAGCGCATGACAGCCGGGGAGATTAAAGCTTGCTGGATCATCTGCACCAATCCGGCTGCGACCGTGCCGCACCGCCGCAAAGTGCTGGAAGGACTGCAGGCGGCCGAGCTGGTTATCTCCCAGGATGCCTTCTTCGAGACCGAGACGAACCGTTACGCAGATCTTATGCTGCCTGCGGCTCTGTGGGCCGAAGGCGAAGGCGTGATGGTCAACTCGGAGCGGAATGTGACCCTGATGCAGCAAGCGGTTGAACCGCCCGGCGATGCCCTGCCCGATTGGCAGATCATTGCCCGGGTAGCCTGTGCCATGGGCTTTGGCGAAGCTTTCTCTTATGCTTCTGCAGGCGATGTTTATGCAGAGATTCAGGAGGCCTGGAACCCGGCGACCGGTTACGACCTGAGAGGCGCCGGCTACTCCCGTCTCAGGGAGGGTTCGATGCAGTGGCCGTGCAGCCCGGATGATCCACAGAAGCGTAACCCGATCCGCTATCTGTCTCTGTCCCCGCCAGCAGAGAAGCAGCCATCGCTGCAATTTCCGACCGAGCATGGACGGGCGGTCTTCTGGGCTCGTCCCTATCTGCCTCCGGTGGAAAAGACGGACAAGGATTATCCTTTTGTGCTGAATACCGGGAGAGTCCAGCATCAATGGCATACACTGACCAAAACAGGGAAGGTCGCCAAACTGAACAAACTCAATCCGGGACCTTTTGTTGAAATCCATCAGGAAGACGCCAGGCAGCTTCATATTCAAGAGAGGGACTTGGTGGAAATTGCTTCGCGGAGAGGAAGCGCCGTTCTGCCAGCGGTCATTACGGATCGTGTCCAGCGGGGAAGCTGTTTCGCCCCTATCCATTGGAACGATTTGTTCGGCAGCCGCCTGGCGATCAACGAAGTCACTATCGATGCCGTTGACCCTATCTCCCTGCAGCCGGAGCTTAAATATTGCGCCGTGTCTCTGGTCAAAGCGGAAGTTCAGCCCTCTCCTCCGGATGTCCCGGAGCCGCTCCATTCTCCCGTTCTTTCAAGTGAAGGCGGGTATCAGGAAAAAATGTTGGTTATGGCCGATTTGCTCGGCTTCCGTCCTTCTCAGAAGATTGAATGGACGGAAAACGAGCAGGCTTATATCTCAGGCTTTCTGCAAGGGCTCGGTGGTCAGGCTTCGTCCAAGCCTGTTCCATCACTCCCGCCCTCCGCAGATATGAACCCGGTAAAACGAGCTTGGGTAAACGGCCTTCTGGCTGGCCTCTTTACCGAAGAACCTGCACAGGCCGGGACGCTGACGCTTGACCGGCCAGGTTCTGATCCATCATCCGTTACAGGCCAATCTGGTCTTAGGGCGGCGGCGGCGGTGACTCCCCCGTCCGCAGCGGGCCGATCGATTACGCTCGTCTGGGCCTCACAAACCGGCAATGCGGAGGAGGCCGCCAACTATTGTGCCGGTAAACTCCGCGAGAAAGGCATGGATGTTCAGCTGATCGGTATGGATGAAATCACCGCAGCCGAGCTGAAGCAGAAATCGCTTGTTTTATTTGCGGCAAGCACGTTTGGAGCTGGGGATCCCCCGGATCAGGGCGCCGCTTTCTTTCAAGCCTTGAAAGCAGACGTTGCTCCACGTTTAGATCATCTGAGCTATGCCGTGCTGGCACTTGGTGACTCCAGTTACGATTCGTTCAGCGAATTTGGCCGTAATCTGGATGAGCGGCTGCATGAACTTGGTGCCAAACGGCTTCTGGAGTGCGCCTGCTGTGACGGAGGTTATCAGGACACCGCAGATCAGTGGCTGTCTAGAATTACACCTGGGCTAATAAATGCCCAAGGCGCTCTACAGCTGGAAGCGACGCCCGAGCTCGGCAGCAGCCAGCCTGCTGCTTCAGGCAGGCTGCAGTCCCCAGCCGGAGCCTCGGTGCAGTCCGCAGCGCAGTCTGCTGCTGCCGCCGAAGCGGCTGAACCCGCCGGGTACAGCCGTCAAAAGCCTTTTCGGGCGCGTCTTCTTGTTAACCGGCTGCTAAATCAGCCGGGTTCCCGTAAGGAGACCCGCCAGTACGCCTTTGACCTCAGCGGAAGCGGATTGACCTATGAGGCGGGGGATGCCCTGGGCATCTGGCCCTCAAATTGCCCGCAGCTCGTCCAGGAACTGTTGGAGCTGCTTGGTCTTGCCGGTACCGACGAAATCATCGTTAATCGACAGCCCCTGACTCTTAGGGATGCACTCTTGCATCATTATGATATTGAGCGCGTTACTCCGGGAATGCTGGATTATATCCGCACCCATTCAAGGGGCCAGCAGCAATTCCGGCCGAATGACTCCCTACATGATTCACTAAATGATTATGATGCTCTTAATGGTTCATTACATGCTGACAGTCCAAATCATTGGCTGCGCGAGCGGCAGCTCATAGATCTGCTGCAGGCATTTCCGGCAGCAGTCTCGCCATCCGAGTGGGCTTTGCATCTTCGCCCTCTGCAGCCCCGGCTTTACTCGATCTCCTCCAGTTCCAGGAAATACCCGGACGAGGTTCATATCACCGTCTCCACCGTCCGATATGAACTTGCCGGAAGAGCAAGAAAAGGCGTTTGCTCTACCTTTCTGGCGGACCGGCTTCAATCAGGCGGCGAGGTTCCCTTGTTCATTCATAAAAACGCCCACTTCCGCCCTCCCGCCTCCCCGTCCTCAGACATCATCATGATTGGACCGGGCACGGGAATTGCTCCCTTCCGCGGATTTCTCCAGGAACGGGAGGCGATACGGGCGACGGGACGCAGCTGGCTGTTCTTCGGCGAGCAGCATGCCGCTCTCGATTTCTATTATCAGGACGAACTCGAAGCGTACCGGAACAACCATCTGCTGCATCGGCTGGACACCGCATTCTCCCGGGATCAGCCCGAGAAGGTTTACGTCCAGCACAAGATGGCCGAGCACGGCGCCGAGCTTTGGAGCTGGCTGGATGGCGGCGCTTATGTTTATGTATGCGGAGATGCGGCCGAGATGGCCCATTCGGTGGATCAGACCCTGCTCGAGATCATCCGGAAGCATGGCGGATTAACCGCCGAGCAGGCGAACCAGTATTTACAAGACTTGAAGCGCAGCAAACGCTACTGTAAGGATGTGTATTAA
- a CDS encoding nitrate/nitrite transporter has product MKVQNFRKAGHFPSLLSAFLYFDVSFMIWVMCGALSLFITRDFGLSDTQKAAMVAIPVLGGSVFRIPMGILADRIGCKKAGLTGMFLTIIPLVWGWLGGSSLLQVHMIGFLLGFAGASFAVSLSLASRWYPPQYQGLAMGIAGAGNSGTALATFFGPQIAEAYGWHSVFGIALIPLFIIMVIYAILVKDAPNAPAPKPLKSYLSVFKHADTWWFSMFYAITFGGFVGFANYANIFFYDVYGDNVHPGGLTKVEVGYLVTITVIAGSFFRPIGGWLADRIGGIRLLLILFSVITASAFAIATMPGSVAVMLCYTSMMMACLGMGNGSVFQIIPQRFSSEIGVITGIVGAAGGLGGYLLPSYVLGPLKQHTGSQVTGFLVVGSIVLLTTLIFFAVTRSWRKSWAAAQSGVNF; this is encoded by the coding sequence ATGAAAGTCCAGAATTTTCGCAAGGCAGGTCATTTTCCCAGTTTATTGTCAGCTTTTTTGTATTTTGATGTCAGCTTTATGATTTGGGTCATGTGCGGGGCACTTTCCCTGTTCATTACCCGCGACTTCGGCCTCAGCGATACACAAAAGGCGGCTATGGTGGCCATACCGGTGCTTGGCGGCTCTGTGTTCCGTATCCCCATGGGGATTTTAGCCGACCGCATCGGCTGTAAAAAAGCCGGTTTAACCGGAATGTTTCTGACGATCATCCCGCTGGTTTGGGGATGGCTTGGAGGAAGCAGCCTGCTTCAGGTCCATATGATCGGCTTTCTGCTTGGCTTTGCGGGAGCCAGCTTTGCCGTCTCTTTGTCTCTGGCCAGCCGCTGGTATCCTCCGCAGTATCAAGGTCTTGCCATGGGCATTGCCGGCGCAGGCAACAGCGGAACGGCACTCGCAACCTTCTTTGGTCCACAAATTGCGGAAGCCTACGGATGGCACAGCGTGTTTGGAATTGCACTGATCCCGCTGTTCATCATCATGGTGATCTATGCCATCCTGGTGAAGGACGCTCCGAACGCCCCGGCCCCCAAGCCTTTAAAAAGCTATCTCAGCGTATTCAAACATGCCGATACCTGGTGGTTTTCGATGTTCTATGCAATCACTTTTGGAGGTTTCGTCGGGTTCGCCAATTATGCGAATATCTTCTTTTATGACGTTTACGGAGACAACGTACATCCTGGAGGCTTAACGAAAGTCGAAGTTGGCTACCTTGTTACGATTACCGTTATTGCGGGCAGTTTCTTCCGTCCAATCGGAGGCTGGCTGGCCGACCGGATCGGCGGCATCCGGCTGCTGCTCATCCTCTTCAGCGTCATTACGGCATCCGCATTTGCGATCGCAACTATGCCCGGCTCTGTTGCTGTAATGCTCTGTTATACCAGCATGATGATGGCCTGCCTCGGAATGGGCAATGGTTCCGTCTTCCAAATCATTCCGCAGCGGTTCTCCAGCGAAATCGGCGTAATCACCGGCATCGTAGGCGCGGCTGGCGGTCTCGGCGGATATCTTCTTCCTTCTTATGTGCTCGGCCCATTAAAGCAGCATACCGGATCTCAGGTAACCGGGTTCCTCGTTGTCGGCTCCATCGTCCTCTTGACGACGCTGATCTTCTTTGCCGTAACTCGTTCCTGGAGAAAAAGCTGGGCCGCTGCGCAGTCGGGTGTAAACTTCTAA
- a CDS encoding polysaccharide pyruvyl transferase family protein codes for MHPMAELKEKLSGILEAIPAGSNIYYVDYPLHNNGGDMLIMKGTEKFFKDYGIRILARYNLFDFPEHLKPEPGSIFVLHGGGNFGDLYVHHQEIRERVVKQFPSHRIVVMPQTIYFSSEANYDRSAAVFNAHPDLHLFVRDQAGYELAKRKFNRCRVYLSPDMAHQLWPILPNTKEEKERLYFLRTDIEAGDQSFSADLDPQDCRDWDSLFTHAESRVTHHLTRFCRLDKKLGGSLPTRLFWYKYTDYLIDKAVRLFGSYREIHTSRLHGHILACLMDKPHVLIDNSYGKNSQYYRTWTYVFSKAKLVQEAPDEQIPVGII; via the coding sequence ATGCATCCAATGGCTGAATTGAAAGAAAAGCTATCCGGCATTCTGGAGGCCATTCCGGCCGGTTCGAACATTTATTACGTGGATTACCCGCTTCATAACAATGGCGGCGATATGCTGATCATGAAGGGCACCGAGAAGTTTTTCAAGGATTACGGCATCCGGATACTGGCCCGCTACAATTTGTTCGACTTCCCCGAACATTTAAAGCCGGAGCCCGGCAGCATCTTTGTCCTTCATGGCGGCGGTAATTTCGGTGATTTGTATGTGCATCATCAGGAAATCCGCGAACGGGTCGTTAAGCAGTTCCCGAGTCACCGGATTGTGGTCATGCCTCAAACCATTTACTTCAGCAGCGAAGCCAATTATGATCGTTCGGCAGCGGTCTTCAACGCTCACCCGGATCTTCATCTATTCGTCCGCGATCAGGCCGGGTACGAGCTGGCCAAGCGGAAGTTTAACCGGTGCCGCGTCTATTTGTCACCGGATATGGCGCATCAGCTGTGGCCGATCCTGCCGAATACGAAGGAAGAGAAGGAGCGGCTTTATTTCCTCCGCACGGATATTGAAGCCGGCGATCAATCATTCTCCGCTGATCTGGATCCGCAGGACTGCCGGGACTGGGATTCGCTGTTTACGCATGCGGAAAGCCGGGTTACCCACCATCTGACCCGCTTCTGCCGGCTGGACAAAAAGCTGGGCGGGTCGCTTCCGACCCGTCTGTTCTGGTACAAATACACCGATTATCTGATCGACAAAGCCGTCAGACTGTTCGGCTCCTACCGGGAGATTCATACTTCAAGGCTTCACGGACACATTCTGGCCTGCCTGATGGATAAACCCCATGTCTTGATCGACAACTCCTACGGTAAAAATTCGCAGTATTACCGGACCTGGACTTACGTGTTCTCTAAAGCGAAGCTTGTTCAGGAGGCGCCGGACGAACAAATCCCCGTAGGAATAATCTAA
- a CDS encoding lipopolysaccharide biosynthesis protein — protein sequence MQPVAAAKQMFSGNSLAKTIMRTSFNNFFVLIVTTLTSILTARMLGADGKGELSAVLFWPALLGSLIGFGLPTSLIYSLKNKTGSVPQLLSLALRIQLPAALLAGAAAWFCMPAWLANYDSEIIRIAQLYTLGAIPLAVLTNLVIALAQSLDKFGVYNGLLFLVPFINFCILIALWQLGSLNVAAASAVSLGAGVLTLLWALIRLRKQLHSFTLSVGKPILRPFYSYGARVYGMDLMGTLSNQTDKIVIVALLSPTDFGLYSVVYALSRVFNVVQNAITNVIFPKVTGMENKIIIEKIGRAFRISMLGMAVIIVPSLFIGRFMLGLLYGSTFLAGASTFYLLSLECIIGGGSWILASAFNALGRPGLVLVRQIAAYLVTVALFFVFTPWLGLPGIALALLCGALVRLAVSVLSFPVFFKVPLRRILFDTGDFAFVSQMIRNKQKFSSKQKPSNEEALDYASNG from the coding sequence ATGCAACCCGTAGCTGCAGCGAAACAAATGTTCAGCGGCAACAGTCTGGCCAAGACGATCATGCGGACAAGCTTTAACAACTTCTTTGTCCTTATTGTAACGACCTTAACCTCGATCCTGACCGCACGCATGCTTGGCGCAGACGGCAAAGGAGAATTGTCAGCCGTGCTGTTCTGGCCTGCCCTGCTGGGCAGTCTGATCGGCTTTGGTCTTCCTACCTCCCTCATTTACAGCTTGAAAAATAAAACCGGCAGCGTCCCCCAGCTCCTCTCCCTTGCGCTGCGCATCCAGCTTCCGGCCGCCCTTCTGGCCGGTGCCGCAGCCTGGTTCTGCATGCCGGCCTGGCTTGCGAACTATGATTCGGAGATCATAAGGATCGCCCAGTTGTACACCCTGGGGGCCATCCCCCTCGCCGTCCTGACCAATTTAGTCATAGCCCTGGCCCAAAGCCTGGACAAGTTCGGCGTATATAACGGCCTGCTATTTCTCGTCCCGTTCATCAACTTCTGCATTCTGATTGCGCTTTGGCAGCTCGGCTCGCTGAATGTGGCCGCAGCCTCAGCAGTCAGCCTCGGCGCAGGGGTGCTTACACTGCTTTGGGCGCTGATTCGGCTAAGGAAGCAGCTGCACTCATTTACTTTGTCGGTTGGCAAGCCGATCCTGCGGCCATTCTACAGTTACGGGGCCAGAGTGTACGGCATGGATCTGATGGGAACACTCAGCAATCAGACCGATAAAATCGTCATCGTCGCCCTTCTCTCCCCCACCGACTTCGGGCTTTATTCCGTCGTCTATGCGCTTTCCCGGGTGTTTAATGTGGTGCAGAATGCAATCACGAACGTCATATTTCCGAAAGTAACCGGCATGGAAAATAAGATCATTATCGAAAAAATCGGCCGGGCCTTCCGGATCTCCATGCTGGGCATGGCGGTCATTATCGTGCCGAGTCTGTTTATCGGCCGCTTTATGCTCGGACTGCTCTACGGCAGCACGTTCCTTGCCGGAGCTTCAACCTTTTACCTGCTGTCGCTGGAATGCATTATCGGGGGCGGCTCGTGGATTCTGGCATCAGCCTTTAACGCCCTCGGCCGTCCGGGGCTTGTGCTTGTGCGGCAGATTGCGGCATATCTGGTTACAGTAGCTTTGTTTTTTGTATTTACACCATGGCTCGGACTGCCTGGCATCGCTTTGGCCCTGTTATGCGGAGCGCTGGTCCGCTTGGCCGTATCCGTGCTCTCCTTCCCTGTCTTCTTTAAGGTGCCGCTCAGACGGATTTTGTTCGATACTGGCGACTTTGCCTTTGTAAGCCAAATGATCAGGAACAAACAGAAGTTTTCCAGCAAGCAGAAACCATCCAACGAGGAGGCGTTAGACTATGCATCCAATGGCTGA
- a CDS encoding glycosyltransferase family A protein, which produces MFDVSIIIPTRNRVQDLTRCLESIAAQRQINDTALELIIVDDGDIPQKVLDYYLELASRLKYSELVYYKKTRPGVWLSRYEALTLAHHDIVLYFDDDAELDDPLYIRKMIDTYLQDESIVGVGGVAKGLQTSSFGRLLGVLTCQMSTSPGKLSPSSLAGSLLYWNEAEAMFETEIFHGCNMSFKRESLRDMLPYPWMTSYAVGDDLYMCALASKYGRLVINPELKILHHESPRSRDRAGKVAMATAVNHYYLLNLRKAGASGYVALMWTLLYLTGKETLKRNMGAALGYIKGIGFVLNPLKNKYREYLTD; this is translated from the coding sequence ATGTTCGACGTTTCAATCATTATCCCAACCCGGAACCGGGTTCAGGATCTTACCCGCTGCCTGGAGTCCATTGCCGCTCAGCGGCAAATCAACGATACAGCGCTTGAGCTCATCATTGTCGATGACGGTGATATTCCCCAGAAGGTGCTCGATTACTATCTCGAGCTTGCCAGCCGCCTGAAATATAGCGAACTGGTCTATTACAAAAAGACTCGTCCAGGAGTATGGCTGTCGCGTTATGAAGCGCTGACTCTGGCACATCACGACATCGTGCTCTACTTTGACGATGATGCTGAGCTGGACGATCCGCTGTACATCCGCAAGATGATCGATACGTACCTGCAGGATGAGAGCATCGTCGGTGTCGGCGGTGTGGCGAAAGGGCTTCAGACCAGCTCCTTCGGCAGGCTGCTGGGCGTATTGACCTGTCAGATGTCGACTTCACCGGGCAAGCTGTCTCCAAGCAGTCTGGCCGGTTCCCTGCTGTACTGGAACGAGGCAGAAGCTATGTTCGAGACGGAAATTTTTCACGGCTGCAATATGTCCTTTAAACGGGAATCGCTGCGCGACATGCTTCCCTATCCCTGGATGACGAGCTACGCGGTAGGCGACGATCTGTACATGTGTGCGCTTGCTTCCAAGTATGGCAGGCTTGTCATCAATCCCGAGCTGAAAATCCTCCATCATGAATCTCCGCGCTCCCGGGACAGAGCCGGCAAAGTCGCTATGGCTACGGCCGTGAATCATTATTATTTGCTGAACCTGCGCAAAGCCGGGGCTTCCGGGTACGTAGCTTTAATGTGGACGCTGCTGTACCTGACCGGCAAAGAGACGCTTAAACGGAACATGGGTGCGGCGCTCGGCTATATCAAAGGCATCGGTTTCGTGCTGAATCCGCTCAAGAATAAATACCGGGAATATTTGACCGACTGA
- a CDS encoding glycosyltransferase, translating into MEREQVVSVIVPVYNVEAYLRKCLDSLCGQTYSNLEIIVVNDGTRDGSQAIIDEYARKDSRLRPLIQANGGLSAARNTGMDAATGDYIAFVDSDDWIASDMFTQMVELAEASQSDIIVCNYDKVYDDHTERQYLNLKEEAVDVREIGIAEYIYRYLFTYQHGHEVWNKLYRRSVIEQNAIRFEPNKEIFSEDLMFNLFVLCHAGRISSLNHTFYYYLQREGSIMQIPNPQMGARYVTLVERFKHYAQRAGLASEVEPVLPVLLYDLMNACITQIYKSGGSRDKIGEALRFTSAARSESFIPYMRKLAFGKAMSLYRTKTGGSRSSDLFARFFAICCMLRLWGVYSGIKYKRLAGTAVQL; encoded by the coding sequence ATGGAACGGGAACAAGTGGTGAGCGTAATTGTACCGGTGTACAATGTAGAAGCCTATTTACGGAAATGTCTGGATTCCCTATGCGGACAGACCTATTCCAATCTGGAAATTATCGTCGTTAATGACGGCACACGTGATGGCAGCCAGGCCATTATTGACGAATATGCTCGAAAGGACAGCCGGCTGCGGCCGCTGATCCAAGCTAATGGCGGCCTTTCCGCTGCCCGAAATACCGGAATGGACGCGGCAACTGGTGATTATATTGCTTTTGTGGATTCAGACGACTGGATTGCATCGGATATGTTTACCCAAATGGTCGAGTTGGCCGAAGCTTCTCAAAGCGACATCATCGTTTGCAACTACGATAAAGTGTATGACGACCATACGGAGCGGCAATATCTGAACCTTAAAGAAGAAGCGGTAGATGTACGGGAAATAGGCATTGCGGAGTACATTTACCGCTACCTGTTCACGTATCAACATGGCCACGAAGTCTGGAACAAACTTTATCGCCGGTCGGTCATCGAGCAGAACGCGATCCGCTTTGAGCCCAACAAGGAGATTTTCTCCGAGGACCTGATGTTTAACTTATTTGTCCTTTGCCACGCTGGCCGAATCTCTTCCCTCAATCATACCTTCTATTATTACCTGCAGCGTGAAGGCTCCATTATGCAGATTCCCAATCCGCAAATGGGTGCCCGCTATGTCACGCTTGTTGAACGGTTTAAACACTATGCTCAGCGCGCAGGCCTTGCCTCTGAAGTGGAGCCTGTCCTGCCCGTGCTCCTGTACGACTTAATGAACGCCTGCATCACGCAAATCTATAAGTCGGGCGGCAGCCGCGACAAGATTGGCGAGGCTTTGCGATTCACTTCGGCCGCCAGAAGCGAAAGCTTCATCCCTTACATGCGCAAGCTTGCCTTCGGCAAAGCCATGAGCCTTTATCGGACCAAGACGGGCGGCAGCCGCTCCAGCGATCTGTTCGCCCGTTTCTTCGCCATCTGCTGCATGCTTCGATTATGGGGAGTGTATTCAGGCATCAAATATAAACGGCTTGCCGGCACTGCCGTCCAGCTGTAG
- a CDS encoding RDD family protein has product MKEPAGFWIRFAAFLSDGIIVWIASVLLTLIVYGTLFNTPRELTNMLSLLYTLLLPVFWAGFTLGKRMLGIRITKMDGSHPGLLAMVLRVIVGGLVYGLTFGVGVIVSAIMIGVREDKRAIHDFIAGTQVVYD; this is encoded by the coding sequence ATGAAGGAACCAGCAGGGTTTTGGATCCGATTTGCGGCTTTTCTGTCAGATGGCATTATCGTTTGGATTGCCTCTGTTTTGCTGACTTTGATCGTTTACGGAACTTTATTTAATACACCTAGGGAACTGACGAATATGTTGTCTTTGCTTTACACGCTGCTGCTCCCGGTTTTCTGGGCCGGATTTACGCTCGGTAAACGAATGCTCGGTATCCGGATTACGAAGATGGACGGAAGCCATCCGGGGCTGCTCGCCATGGTGCTGAGAGTTATTGTGGGCGGACTTGTTTATGGCTTGACCTTTGGAGTGGGTGTAATTGTCAGTGCCATTATGATTGGAGTGAGGGAAGACAAACGGGCCATTCACGACTTTATCGCGGGTACTCAGGTTGTTTATGATTAA